The following proteins are encoded in a genomic region of Heptranchias perlo isolate sHepPer1 chromosome 6, sHepPer1.hap1, whole genome shotgun sequence:
- the LOC137323070 gene encoding uncharacterized protein, protein MLHFSSFHPNHIKEAIPYGQALRIHRVCSDEEERDGHLQTLKDALVRTGYDARLIDRQFRRATAKNRIDLLRRLTRDATNRVPFVVQYFPGAEKLRHVLRSLQHVIDDDEHLAMAIPTPPLLAFKQPPNLKQTIVRSKLPNFQENSVHDTTQPCHGNLCKTCQIIDTDTTITREDTTHQVHGSYSCDSANVVYLIRCRKGCPRAWYIGETMQTLASSVSPFRVI, encoded by the coding sequence atgctccacttttccagcttccaccctaaccacatcaaagaggccatcccctatggacaggccctgcgaatacacagggtctgctcagacgaggaggaacgcgatggacacctacagacgttgaaagacgccctagtaagaacgggatatgacgctcgactcatcgatcgacagttccgacgggccacagcaaaaaatcgcatagacctcctcaggagactaacacgggacgcaaccaacagagtaccctttgtcgtccagtacttccccggagcggagaaactacgccatgttctccgcagccttcaacatgtcatcgatgacgacgaacacctcgctatggccatccccacacctccactactcgcctttaaacagccacccaacctcaaacagaccatcgttcgcagcaaattaccaaactttcaagagaacagcgtccacgacaccacacaaccctgccacggtaacctctgcaagacatgccagatcatcgacacagataccaccatcacacgagaggacaccacccaccaggtgcatggttcatactcctgtgactcggccaacgttgtctacctcatacgttgcaggaaaggatgccccagagcatggtacattggcgagaccatgcagacgctggcCAGCAgtgtctctcctttccgggtaatataa